In Paenibacillus sonchi, a single genomic region encodes these proteins:
- a CDS encoding alpha/beta hydrolase family protein has product MKRDIRKVMALLSEANVKEQELPFSVEKRDIEIPFISKDGTVCRRYIRIYLPEPAPEPKPLVFIAHYEMPENDATLNLYLMNGWAVSTPIDFKPEYNGSLVDDDLIFNSAALSAVRKQPGIDRTRIVVSGGSAGGYMTQMLSVLHLGICCSISFSGITNILFNMKYLQSANNHNKDVLETLTEEERKDFIRCLEVIPVPIVGAIFGQFAPILAKIEENPNSEIWNAMSPSFMAGCFTDPILFSHFTSDLLVPVDQLTKRFTYADLDESLPEGFRIRMSEFPLQEKVQRSMAEMLPADDLFEHLCPAPQTSGENFKLSFDRTKRFNIVVFDEGNAEAEGGHFKKMDLGPIDATDYIHAQLQRSSRETNWLTVGKLALMAERYAGKGFLIPGKAGIDDIVYGSVAMNRQEVLEELSEFGEHNREELVDTFCAAMAAKPELADVLDEIQGRLLI; this is encoded by the coding sequence ATGAAACGTGATATCCGAAAAGTGATGGCTCTTTTATCGGAAGCAAATGTTAAAGAGCAGGAACTGCCTTTCTCCGTTGAGAAACGGGATATTGAAATTCCGTTCATTTCAAAAGACGGCACCGTATGCCGGCGTTATATCCGTATCTATCTACCGGAACCGGCACCTGAACCAAAGCCGCTGGTGTTCATCGCGCATTACGAAATGCCCGAGAATGACGCCACGTTGAACCTTTATTTGATGAACGGCTGGGCTGTATCGACACCGATTGATTTTAAGCCAGAGTATAACGGAAGCCTGGTGGACGACGACCTGATATTCAATAGCGCCGCATTATCAGCAGTCAGGAAGCAGCCTGGCATCGACCGGACGCGTATCGTAGTCAGCGGCGGAAGCGCCGGCGGCTATATGACGCAGATGTTGTCTGTTCTGCATCTTGGAATCTGCTGCTCCATTTCCTTCAGTGGTATTACAAATATATTGTTTAACATGAAGTATCTTCAGTCAGCAAACAATCATAACAAGGATGTTCTGGAAACGCTAACTGAAGAGGAACGAAAAGACTTCATCCGCTGCCTGGAAGTGATTCCTGTGCCTATAGTTGGTGCCATTTTCGGACAGTTTGCTCCAATTCTGGCAAAGATCGAGGAGAATCCCAATAGTGAGATTTGGAACGCTATGTCTCCATCCTTCATGGCAGGATGTTTTACCGATCCGATATTATTTTCTCATTTTACCTCTGACTTATTGGTACCCGTTGATCAATTGACAAAACGATTTACATATGCTGATCTGGACGAGTCCCTTCCCGAGGGATTCCGTATCCGTATGTCGGAGTTTCCGCTTCAAGAAAAGGTGCAGCGATCAATGGCTGAAATGCTTCCTGCAGATGATTTATTTGAGCATCTCTGTCCGGCACCGCAAACATCAGGTGAAAATTTCAAGCTCTCCTTCGATAGAACCAAACGTTTCAACATCGTTGTATTCGATGAAGGCAATGCCGAAGCAGAAGGGGGACATTTCAAAAAAATGGATCTCGGGCCCATTGACGCCACTGATTACATACATGCACAGCTTCAGAGGTCGTCCAGGGAAACAAACTGGCTGACCGTCGGGAAGTTGGCGCTCATGGCTGAGCGGTATGCGGGGAAAGGATTCCTGATTCCCGGGAAGGCTGGCATCGATGATATCGTCTATGGATCGGTTGCTATGAACCGTCAGGAGGTTCTTGAGGAGCTGTCAGAGTTTGGCGAACACAATCGTGAGGAATTAGTCGATACATTCTGTGCAGCAATGGCTGCAAAACCGGAACTTGCGGATGTACTGGATGAGATCCAAGGCCGGCTATTAATCTAA
- a CDS encoding family 43 glycosylhydrolase encodes MDRPHIIFNKNTGKYICFLKIMEKDSTQTLTIMSADRLLGPYTMITTKYRPLNMSAGDFDLAVARDGKAYYYFERVHSELICADLTADYTGVTGYYSTHFPNLYPPYVREAPAYFTRKNLHYLVTSGTTSYNPNPSEVACSRTFHGPFEILGNPHVNDPTNTSFCSQVSSIFKHPKKKDLYIALADRWITDEEGMVTYDILSDAYDRYFNPDRQDEPVTFTASTFNVNENTHKADYVWLPFRFDGKMAYLDWKDEWRIEDYD; translated from the coding sequence ATGGACCGTCCACACATTATTTTCAACAAGAATACCGGGAAGTATATTTGCTTCCTGAAAATAATGGAAAAGGATAGCACCCAAACCCTGACCATAATGTCCGCAGATCGATTGCTGGGGCCCTATACTATGATTACAACCAAGTACCGCCCGTTAAATATGAGCGCCGGTGATTTCGACCTGGCGGTTGCACGGGACGGGAAAGCGTATTATTACTTCGAAAGGGTTCACAGTGAATTGATTTGTGCAGATTTGACCGCAGATTATACGGGTGTAACGGGATATTATTCAACTCATTTCCCAAATCTTTATCCGCCTTACGTCCGCGAAGCACCGGCATATTTTACAAGAAAAAACCTGCATTATTTGGTGACCTCTGGTACGACAAGTTACAATCCGAATCCATCAGAAGTTGCATGTTCACGGACCTTCCACGGCCCATTTGAAATTCTGGGTAATCCGCATGTGAATGATCCTACGAATACCTCCTTCTGTTCCCAGGTATCTTCGATATTCAAGCATCCGAAGAAAAAAGATCTTTATATTGCTTTGGCTGATCGTTGGATTACCGATGAAGAAGGAATGGTTACGTATGACATTCTTTCGGACGCTTATGACCGGTACTTCAATCCGGACCGTCAGGATGAACCTGTTACGTTCACCGCTTCCACTTTTAATGTGAATGAGAATACACATAAAGCGGATTATGTATGGCTGCCCTTCCGGTTCGACGGGAAGATGGCCTACCTAGACTGGAAAGACGAGTGGCGCATCGAAGACTATGATTAA
- a CDS encoding response regulator, whose protein sequence is MYQLLIVDDETSVVDSLAMTVQWKDYGIEEVHCAYSAQEALLIAAKHSIDIMITDIQMPEMSGLELIEVIQHYSRKIRCIILSGHDEFEYARKAMAYQTLDYLLKPIDYTELINSVKKAIQQVEEEWKEVISFQRIKQTLEANLPLLRSQLLNDLLKNKIIRHEVLEERLALVGVPFRFDDPYMMMVVRMEEDFSGYDLQSLSLLEYAVTNIADEVFQKLFSLWHCVTEQGYLVFLIKGNQQDALHLVDSFAVKLQNHVQKFLKGSLSICLSNIAKFPGDLQNLYLAAINAINRNIGNNKSFFLTINEKSEQPQSSIIKKLYAPPALSTLLDSGNWDEAIAKIDELLVVGGNADEQSHDLSQDQLFTVLLYLSSSFTMCFQPNGSSLYDQMGPEFDLLLRKKGHLSRQRIYDWASKIIAALKAKTSTQMENAQQQIAAKVRTFIHEHLSEGISLQIIADHVGLHPVYLSKIYKTVMNETIGDYIFQFRMERAIHLLRNTDLKIAEISDQLGFQATPHFIKIFKEHFGTTPQDYRNR, encoded by the coding sequence ATGTACCAACTGCTTATCGTTGACGACGAAACCTCGGTCGTAGACAGTCTGGCAATGACTGTGCAATGGAAGGATTATGGAATAGAAGAGGTTCATTGTGCATACTCGGCTCAAGAAGCACTGCTCATTGCGGCCAAGCATTCGATAGACATTATGATCACTGACATTCAGATGCCTGAAATGTCCGGATTGGAATTGATCGAAGTGATACAGCATTATTCGCGCAAAATCCGCTGTATCATTCTTTCGGGCCATGACGAGTTTGAATATGCCAGGAAAGCCATGGCTTATCAGACACTGGATTACTTGCTGAAGCCAATCGATTATACAGAGTTAATTAACTCTGTTAAGAAAGCGATTCAGCAGGTGGAAGAGGAGTGGAAGGAAGTGATATCCTTCCAGCGCATTAAGCAAACGCTGGAGGCTAATCTCCCGCTACTGCGGTCACAGCTGCTTAACGACCTGCTCAAGAACAAGATCATCCGCCATGAGGTTTTGGAAGAGAGACTTGCTCTGGTAGGCGTTCCCTTCCGGTTCGATGACCCCTACATGATGATGGTTGTTCGCATGGAGGAGGACTTCTCAGGGTACGACCTTCAATCCTTATCGCTCCTTGAATATGCCGTAACAAACATTGCTGATGAAGTGTTCCAAAAACTGTTCAGTTTATGGCATTGTGTCACCGAGCAGGGATATTTAGTTTTTCTCATCAAAGGCAACCAGCAAGACGCTTTGCATTTGGTGGATTCGTTCGCAGTAAAGCTGCAGAATCATGTCCAAAAATTCCTGAAAGGCTCACTCTCAATCTGCCTAAGCAATATCGCCAAGTTTCCTGGCGACCTGCAAAACTTATATCTGGCTGCAATCAACGCCATTAACCGGAATATCGGAAATAATAAAAGCTTCTTCCTGACCATTAATGAAAAAAGTGAGCAGCCTCAGAGCTCCATCATCAAAAAATTATATGCTCCGCCTGCACTTTCAACGCTGCTGGACTCAGGCAACTGGGACGAGGCGATTGCCAAGATCGATGAATTGCTCGTTGTCGGCGGCAATGCAGACGAACAATCTCACGATCTTTCACAGGATCAATTATTTACGGTGCTGCTATATCTCTCATCCTCATTCACGATGTGTTTCCAACCCAATGGGTCCAGTCTATATGATCAGATGGGACCAGAATTCGATTTGTTGCTCCGCAAGAAGGGACATCTTTCAAGACAACGAATCTATGACTGGGCCAGTAAAATTATAGCAGCACTAAAAGCTAAGACGTCGACTCAAATGGAGAATGCGCAACAGCAGATTGCCGCTAAAGTCCGGACGTTTATTCATGAACATTTGTCCGAGGGGATTTCACTGCAAATCATTGCCGACCATGTGGGGCTGCATCCTGTTTATCTCTCCAAAATTTACAAGACGGTTATGAATGAAACGATTGGTGATTATATTTTTCAATTTCGAATGGAAAGAGCCATACATCTCCTGCGAAATACCGACTTAAAAATAGCTGAAATCAGCGATCAGCTGGGCTTTCAGGCCACCCCCCATTTCATTAAAATTTTCAAAGAACATTTTGGCACGACGCCGCAGGACTACCGGAATCGTTAA
- a CDS encoding glycoside hydrolase family 3 protein yields the protein MVNTKYVVGIAEALESKEGYEINQTVKQFYLDWVKEHPFEKGAGWGKEPWFQEEMLLDADLVMQAAKESETAIVLLGRTAGEDQDNKPEAGSYLLTEAEKAMLEMVCNGFERTVVLLNVGNIIDMKWVEKYKPSAVMYVWQGGQEGGNGVLDVLTGRVSPSGRMTDTIARDIEDYPSTANHGGSKRNFYQEDIYVGYRYFETFAKDRVLYPFGFGLSYTTFETRTERIEQLNDSVQINVTVTNTGNRPGKQVIQVYCQAPQGKLGKSARVLAGFAKTKELLPGVKQSVEIEIPHKAIASYDDSGITGCKSAWVLEAGSYIFHVGDHVREAKSCGSIAIDKLQVLEQLQEAMAPVAAFERMRCAPDGSLIYEPVPLRTIEPKARREETLPEEIPYTGDKGYKLTDVKSSIVSMEDYIAQLSDEDLCCIVRGEGMSSPKVTPGTAGAFGGVTKRLEAFGIPVACSADGPSGIRMDCGNLAFSMPNGTCLGCTFNEELLKELYMYEGLELRKNHVDTLLGPGMNIHRNPLNGRNFEYFSEDPFLTGRMVVAQLHGMNPYDVTGTIKHFACNSQEAHRNTVEAVVSERALREIYLRGFEMAVKEGNAISVMTSYNPINGYWSASNYDLTTTILRGEWGFRGIVMTDWWAMGNDEGEEGSVQNVAAMIRAQNDLFMVVSDSEQNARGDNSAEAMQKGTVTRGEYQRSAMNICRYLMGTTAFNRMQGLETELDKALTAYRKEEGDVVLEMISVPVEKEAIVPGEIFDTSRGQSTYLRAILQERGLYRVELTCRAAAGNSQLAQIPVSIFHDNDILLTLTLTGEDTEWKTISFDIQQPILQKTVHFRLVFGQSGMEVKGFKIIMTSSLEERILQAMAAPGSQLQ from the coding sequence ATGGTCAATACCAAATACGTTGTTGGCATTGCAGAGGCTTTGGAAAGTAAAGAAGGCTATGAGATCAATCAGACGGTAAAGCAGTTTTATCTCGATTGGGTGAAAGAGCATCCGTTTGAGAAAGGTGCGGGTTGGGGTAAGGAACCGTGGTTCCAAGAAGAAATGCTGCTTGATGCTGATCTGGTTATGCAAGCGGCTAAGGAGTCAGAAACGGCAATCGTCTTGCTTGGTCGCACAGCCGGGGAAGATCAGGATAACAAGCCGGAAGCCGGTAGCTATTTACTGACAGAAGCCGAGAAAGCTATGTTGGAAATGGTATGCAATGGATTTGAACGGACCGTGGTGCTGCTGAATGTGGGCAACATCATAGATATGAAGTGGGTGGAGAAATATAAACCTTCTGCTGTGATGTATGTCTGGCAAGGTGGACAGGAAGGCGGAAACGGTGTTCTCGATGTATTGACTGGAAGGGTAAGTCCGAGCGGGAGAATGACGGACACCATAGCAAGGGACATTGAGGATTATCCGTCCACGGCTAATCATGGGGGATCAAAACGCAATTTTTACCAGGAAGATATCTATGTTGGATACCGCTACTTTGAGACTTTTGCCAAAGACCGTGTCTTGTATCCATTTGGCTTCGGCCTGTCCTACACCACATTTGAAACACGGACAGAACGGATAGAGCAATTGAACGACAGTGTCCAGATTAATGTTACAGTCACCAATACCGGAAACAGACCGGGGAAACAGGTCATCCAGGTCTACTGTCAAGCTCCGCAAGGCAAGCTGGGTAAGTCAGCCCGCGTACTCGCCGGCTTTGCGAAAACCAAAGAGCTGCTTCCGGGCGTGAAACAATCCGTTGAAATTGAAATTCCCCATAAAGCAATAGCGTCCTATGATGATTCAGGAATCACGGGCTGTAAATCGGCTTGGGTATTGGAGGCTGGAAGCTACATCTTCCATGTGGGGGATCATGTGAGGGAGGCGAAATCTTGCGGCAGCATTGCCATAGACAAGCTTCAGGTACTGGAGCAGTTACAAGAGGCCATGGCACCGGTTGCTGCATTTGAGCGAATGCGCTGTGCCCCTGACGGTAGTCTGATCTATGAACCGGTTCCATTACGGACCATAGAACCGAAGGCGCGCCGCGAGGAAACTCTTCCAGAAGAAATCCCTTATACTGGTGACAAAGGATATAAGCTGACAGATGTGAAATCGAGCATAGTCAGCATGGAGGATTATATTGCTCAACTTTCGGATGAAGATTTATGCTGTATTGTGCGCGGCGAAGGCATGAGCAGTCCAAAGGTTACACCGGGCACAGCCGGTGCATTCGGCGGTGTTACAAAGAGGCTGGAAGCTTTCGGAATCCCCGTTGCCTGCTCAGCAGATGGTCCGAGCGGTATTCGAATGGACTGTGGCAATTTAGCATTTTCCATGCCCAATGGAACCTGCCTGGGCTGTACTTTTAACGAAGAATTGCTGAAAGAACTGTATATGTACGAAGGTTTGGAACTGCGGAAAAACCATGTAGACACTTTGCTTGGACCGGGAATGAACATCCACCGTAATCCTCTGAATGGCCGGAATTTTGAATATTTTAGTGAGGACCCGTTCCTGACAGGCCGGATGGTGGTTGCCCAACTGCATGGTATGAATCCATATGATGTGACGGGCACCATCAAACATTTTGCGTGCAACAGCCAGGAGGCCCATCGTAACACAGTAGAGGCAGTAGTTTCGGAACGGGCCCTGCGGGAGATTTATCTGCGCGGGTTTGAAATGGCGGTCAAAGAGGGCAATGCGATTTCGGTTATGACCTCGTATAACCCGATCAATGGCTATTGGTCTGCCAGCAACTATGATCTTACAACCACAATTCTGCGGGGAGAGTGGGGCTTCAGAGGGATTGTAATGACCGATTGGTGGGCAATGGGAAATGACGAAGGAGAAGAAGGCAGTGTCCAGAATGTGGCAGCAATGATAAGGGCACAGAATGACTTGTTCATGGTAGTGAGCGACTCCGAGCAGAACGCCAGAGGGGATAACTCCGCAGAAGCTATGCAAAAGGGAACGGTAACACGCGGTGAATATCAGCGCTCAGCAATGAATATTTGTCGCTATTTGATGGGAACAACAGCCTTTAACCGGATGCAGGGATTGGAAACAGAGCTGGACAAGGCATTGACTGCATACCGGAAAGAGGAAGGCGATGTAGTCCTGGAGATGATTTCGGTTCCTGTGGAGAAGGAGGCTATTGTGCCAGGGGAGATATTTGATACCTCAAGAGGACAGAGTACGTATCTTCGAGCTATCTTGCAGGAGCGTGGACTTTATCGAGTGGAGTTGACTTGCCGCGCGGCGGCCGGGAACAGTCAACTTGCCCAAATCCCTGTGAGCATCTTTCATGATAATGACATCCTTCTAACCCTTACGTTGACAGGAGAGGATACGGAATGGAAAACTATATCCTTTGATATCCAGCAGCCAATATTACAAAAAACTGTACATTTCAGGTTGGTCTTTGGTCAAAGCGGAATGGAAGTGAAGGGGTTCAAGATCATTATGACAAGTTCTTTGGAAGAACGTATTCTCCAAGCAATGGCAGCCCCAGGCAGTCAGCTTCAGTAA
- a CDS encoding glycoside hydrolase family 3 C-terminal domain-containing protein, with protein MSETNFDLQLYAAKARQAVAEGVVLLKNDCNVLPLAPGGKVALFGRSQFNYYKSGTGSGGWSIPNTLLALQRLWKVKKAMRSIRR; from the coding sequence ATGAGTGAGACAAACTTTGACTTGCAACTCTACGCTGCGAAAGCGCGGCAAGCCGTAGCAGAAGGTGTTGTACTGCTTAAAAATGACTGCAATGTTTTGCCGCTTGCACCAGGGGGAAAAGTCGCGCTGTTTGGCCGATCACAGTTTAACTATTACAAAAGCGGTACCGGTTCCGGGGGATGGTCAATACCAAATACGTTGTTGGCATTGCAGAGGCTTTGGAAAGTAAAGAAGGCTATGAGATCAATCAGACGGTAA
- a CDS encoding pectin acetylesterase-family hydrolase — translation MFDNVEEYKKFLQEHQLPVLEGVPDPGQWYRVPVPGAICAGGSPYWGYMRKGTEPGLIVFFVGGGVSLNAYTAARPTRLGAQEENFYVDDKALQFNDLAFNRGIFDDTPDNPFRNWSFIFVSYATGDFHVGNGDYHYTAKDGSPAVLHHHGYSNYSGLMEQATKHLSTPTKLLITGTSGGAFGAAALTSDVMSYFPECRDVTCCPDSALLLNDEWKTIAQNIWQVSERIWEPLQGPNICLDWMRTLYAEKGNDVRYLYINSIRDTAFAMYQHYIDQGTLEVKREQCLQFEKDLKEMVDALKSEIPGIGIFLFDNPIGEMYSESMGTTHTLIHDPEFYRPVKHGTSLRDWLWSAVNGNVYDAGLDLLEG, via the coding sequence ATGTTTGATAATGTAGAAGAGTATAAAAAATTTCTCCAAGAGCATCAATTACCTGTGTTAGAGGGAGTGCCAGACCCAGGTCAGTGGTATAGAGTCCCGGTTCCCGGAGCTATTTGTGCAGGGGGTTCGCCTTACTGGGGCTACATGCGTAAAGGAACGGAGCCGGGGCTTATCGTCTTCTTTGTGGGGGGAGGCGTATCATTGAATGCTTATACGGCCGCACGGCCAACTCGGTTAGGTGCGCAAGAAGAGAATTTTTATGTTGATGATAAGGCATTGCAATTTAACGATTTGGCATTTAATCGCGGAATCTTTGATGACACACCGGATAATCCTTTTAGGAACTGGAGTTTCATCTTCGTCAGCTACGCTACAGGAGATTTTCATGTGGGAAATGGCGATTATCATTATACAGCAAAAGACGGCTCCCCTGCGGTGCTGCACCATCATGGGTACTCCAACTACAGCGGGCTTATGGAGCAAGCGACGAAACATCTATCTACACCGACAAAACTGTTGATTACGGGGACAAGTGGCGGTGCTTTCGGCGCTGCAGCCTTAACTTCGGATGTCATGAGTTATTTTCCGGAGTGCCGTGATGTAACCTGCTGCCCTGATAGCGCTTTGTTACTTAATGACGAGTGGAAGACAATAGCACAGAACATCTGGCAGGTGAGCGAACGGATATGGGAGCCGCTCCAGGGTCCAAATATCTGCCTTGACTGGATGCGTACCCTCTATGCCGAGAAGGGGAATGACGTTCGATATCTTTATATCAACTCCATTAGAGATACTGCTTTTGCCATGTATCAACACTATATTGATCAGGGCACCTTAGAAGTGAAGCGGGAACAGTGTCTGCAATTCGAGAAGGATCTCAAGGAGATGGTCGATGCCTTGAAGTCCGAAATTCCCGGCATCGGCATCTTCCTATTCGATAACCCGATTGGGGAGATGTACTCGGAATCTATGGGTACAACGCATACCCTAATTCACGACCCCGAATTTTATCGTCCGGTCAAACATGGCACTAGCCTTCGGGATTGGCTGTGGAGTGCCGTGAATGGAAATGTGTATGATGCAGGTCTGGACCTACTTGAAGGTTAG
- a CDS encoding pectin acetylesterase-family hydrolase yields the protein MVENDEELREYFPEQFPVLEGEPEAGQWYRLPVPGAISADGLPYWGFLRKGTEPGLIVYFSGGGVSLNAYMAARPNKLNETSETFYFDGKALPYIDAFATRGIFDPTQDNPFRNWSCILVSYTTGDFHVGNGDYPYTAIDGSPAVLHHHGYRNYRGLMDKAQEFISSPTKLLITGGSAGAFGASALAADVMDYFPECRDVTCCPDSSLMLYNDWQAVAQHVWQANERIWNPLHSPNICLDWLRALYTEKGDSVRYLYICSIRDSALATYQHFIDHGTMELTREQSLQFEKDLRDMTDVMKAEIPGIGIFLLDTPETGLDSELLGTQHTFLHTPEFFQPVKDGVSLREWLWNALNGTVSSIEL from the coding sequence ATGGTTGAAAATGACGAAGAGTTAAGAGAATATTTTCCCGAGCAATTCCCGGTATTAGAGGGGGAGCCGGAAGCCGGACAATGGTACAGGCTCCCGGTTCCCGGAGCAATTAGTGCAGATGGCTTGCCTTACTGGGGGTTCCTGCGGAAAGGAACAGAGCCGGGCCTTATCGTTTATTTCTCCGGTGGAGGTGTATCACTGAATGCATATATGGCGGCACGTCCCAATAAGTTAAATGAGACATCGGAGACATTTTATTTTGACGGCAAAGCGTTGCCGTACATCGATGCATTCGCAACGCGAGGCATCTTTGACCCTACCCAAGATAATCCGTTCCGGAACTGGAGCTGCATCTTGGTAAGCTATACGACAGGTGACTTCCATGTGGGGAATGGCGACTACCCTTATACAGCAATAGACGGTTCACCTGCTGTGCTGCATCATCATGGCTATCGGAACTATCGGGGGCTTATGGATAAAGCTCAAGAATTTATATCCTCACCAACGAAACTGCTGATCACCGGCGGCAGTGCAGGCGCTTTCGGTGCTTCGGCTTTAGCTGCGGATGTCATGGATTATTTCCCGGAGTGCCGGGATGTGACCTGCTGCCCGGATAGCTCTTTGATGCTCTATAACGATTGGCAGGCAGTTGCTCAGCATGTCTGGCAGGCAAATGAACGGATATGGAATCCGCTGCACAGTCCAAATATTTGCCTTGACTGGCTGCGAGCCCTCTACACTGAGAAGGGTGACAGTGTTCGGTATCTCTATATATGCTCCATTAGGGATAGTGCGCTGGCCACGTACCAACATTTTATTGATCACGGTACTATGGAGCTTACGAGGGAACAGAGTCTGCAATTCGAAAAGGATCTTAGGGATATGACCGATGTGATGAAGGCCGAAATCCCCGGCATTGGAATATTCCTGCTGGATACCCCCGAAACGGGGCTTGATTCGGAGCTCCTAGGTACACAGCATACCTTCCTTCACACCCCCGAGTTTTTCCAGCCCGTCAAAGATGGCGTCAGTCTACGGGAATGGTTGTGGAATGCCCTAAATGGAACCGTTTCTAGTATAGAGCTGTAA